In a genomic window of Quercus lobata isolate SW786 chromosome 4, ValleyOak3.0 Primary Assembly, whole genome shotgun sequence:
- the LOC115985387 gene encoding protein FAR1-RELATED SEQUENCE 5-like: MSDSNYHTKTDSQSVRKLNFEDEDSPLVIVEQPEPISIDSNDKIHANVEEEVIPKLGIEFETEQDAYDFYNSYARVVGFSIRRSKGHKGDKDGSRKWLDRVFCCSCEGIRGNDKRDDNVKCHRPETRCGCKAEMKISCRYSEKYCVVKFVSEHTHVLASPRKRIFLRSQRSINPAQAVEAELADSSGIAPRASVGLMARRVGGLDNLGFIPEDYNNYLRTRRTEEMKNGDTGGLLEYLQRMQSEDLNFSYAIQVDLDDLITNIFWADGRMKLDYEYFGDVVCFDTTYKKNKEGRPFALFVGVNHHKQTIIFGAALLYDETSETFIWLFDSFQKAMFGKKPQTILTDQDAAMAKALASQWPETHHRLCVWHMYQNAAKNLKEVFGRYNTFAGDFSSCVYDHDYEDDFLDAWDNMLDKYDLKNNSWLQRQFELREKWALVYGRKTFCADMSTTQRSESMNSQIKRYITYNYDLLRFFHHFQRLVDDRRFEELRADFKATQSKPSLEYPVEILKHAASVYTPAVFKLFNRELWLTWDCELHKEGEVGSVQELH; this comes from the exons ATGAGTGATAGCAATTATCATACTAAGACTGATAGTCAATCGGTtcgaaaattgaattttgaagaTGAGGATTCACCACTTGTGATAGTTGAACAACCAGAACCAATATCAATAGATAGCAATGATAAAATTCATGCCAATGTAGAAGAAGAAGTGATTCCGAAATTAGGAATTGAGTTTGAGACTGAGCAAGATGCGTATGATTTCTATAATAGTTATGCGCGTGTAGTTGGATTTAGTATTAGGCGAAGTAAGGGCCACAAGGGTGATAAAGATGGTTCACGTAAATGGTTAGATAGAGTTTTTTGTTGCTCTTGCGAGGGTATACGAGGGAATGACAAAAGAGATGATAATGTGAAATGCCATCGTCCAGAAACAAGATGTGGTTGCAAAGCAGAGATGAAAATTAGTTGTAGATatagtgaaaaatattgtgtggTAAAATTTGTGTCAGAGCACACACATGTCTTAGCTTCTCCTCGTAAGCGTATATTCCTTCGATCTCAAAGGTCCATTAATCCAGCCCAAGCTGTTGAGGCTGAATTAGCAGATAGTTCTGGAATTGCACCAAGAGCAAGTGTAGGACTAATGGCTCGAAGGGTAGGTGGACTTGACAATCTTGGCTTCATTCCTGAggattataataattatttgcgTACAAGACGAACAGAAGAGATGAAAAACGGGGATACAGGAGGCTTACTTGAATATCTTCAAAGAATGCAATCTGAAGACCTTAATTTTTCTTATGCAATTCAGGTTGACCTTGATGATctaattacaaatattttttgggcAGATGGTAGAATGAAGTTGGATTATGAATATTTTGGGGATGTAGTTTGCTTTGATacaacttacaaaaaaaataaagaaggtaGGCCGTTTGCATTGTTTGTTGGTGTAAATCATCATAAACAAACTATCATCTTTGGTGCTGCATTGTTATATGATGAAACATCTGAGACTTTCATATGGTTGTTTGATTCTTTTCAGAAAGCAATGTTTGGTAAGAAACCACAGACTATCCTCACAGACCAAGATGCTGCAATGGCAAAGGCATTAGCTTCACAATGGCCAGAAACACATCATCGTTTATGTGTTTGGCATATGTACCAGAATGCAGCTAAGAACCTCAAAGAAGTGTTTGGAAGGTACAATACTTTTGCAGGAGATTTTAGTAGTTGTGTATATGACCATGACTATGAAGATGATTTTTTAGATGCATGGGATAATATGCTTGATAAATATGATCTAAAGAATAACAGTTGGTTGCAAAGACAATTTGAGTTAAGGGAGAAATGGGCTTTGGTTTATGGGAGGAAAACATTTTGTGCTGATATGTCTACTACTCAGAGAAGCGAGAGTATGAACAGTCAAATTAAAAGGTACATAACTTATAATTATGACTTGTTGCGTTTCTTTCATCACTTTCAAAGGTTGGTTGATGATAGACGTTTTGAAGAGTTGAGAGCAGATTTTAAAGCAACTCAAAGTAAACCATCATTAGAATATCCAGTAGAAATATTGAAGCATGCAGCAAGTGTTTATACTCCTGCAGTATTTAAGTTGTTTAATCGTGAATTATGGCTCACTTGGGATTGTGAATTGCATAAGGAGGGTGAGGTTGGATCTGTG CAAGAGCTGCACTGA